A segment of the Cryptosporidium parvum Iowa II chromosome 5, whole genome shotgun sequence genome:
TCACTAGAGTagatatttaatttaactCCAATTATTTatgtattttatttatttattccttgttattttttaatttttaagaCTCGCCTCacagttttttttaatgaaattatatttctataaattaatattttatattaaattacaaattattaaatttttatttggattAACAAAATAACTGAGTTCCCGCCATTTAATTGtatataataaaacaattgcaaggaaaaaaaaaaagaaaattcagatataaaaattatattaggGTAATGATGCATGGAAGGCTTTACTTAAATATCAAATGaatcaatttaataaaatttgataGAAAATATCAAAGCTTATAGGAAGCTCACAATAGTGCCTTTTGAAAAACTATATAAGTTATCAAATACTACTACTCTTTGCTAAGATCCCCAATAAGttcaaattttcaattgaatGTATTATACATGTATTGAATACAAAAAAGATAATACACACATGTATACACTTTACAAACACCATACATttattgttaaaaaaaaagaaaaagtcATTTGTGACGCCTTACAAATTTACTTTGTTTTTAGTACAATTATAGATAAGTTGGTGGtttagagaaaaaaaaacaatgaACAAACTTATATGAACAAAATATGCAAAATAgaattcttgaaattaattaagaaataaatattcgAGTTATGTCTAGAaagttttaaattattcaaaaaaaggATGACTATTTCTACTTTCCTTTAGAAAAATacatattaaattatctctctttttttcttcccctctaaattcttttctttctcctCCTCAccttaataataatataatgtaaataattgcactaaataaattatactGGACATTTGGCGCCGAAATATTATGTGGCccaatttttaaataataaaaaagtgGGGTGAATGACATTTGGGCGGCAATGTGTAAACAAAAATTGGCATGTAAAACTAGTAAAAGTAAATGTAATTAAATAGATTTAGagtgaataaatattaatattcatatttatatgCAACTATAAGAAGGTTAAAAGATTAGAAAGAGTATCATTTAACTCTGTTGAGAaaacaatataaataacGATATATAATTGgtagaattaattaaatcgttattttattgtaattattatttttcaacaTCTAGtataaataatagtaaaatcaatatataaatataaatttatatttgtatttatatataaatatatatatttatttatttgttttgtATGGAtaagtaataaatttgtGAAAGAGAGAAATTTGAAACAAAAtcatttagaaaaaaaaaacaaagaaataaatacaaatagaATATATGAATACAAAGTAAGAGTATAAAATGAACTCATGTAATAGTTTGGGCTTATGCTCAGCAGAATCTGAATCTCCAATATTGCAACATAATTATGATAGTGTAGATACAAATGGAAATACATCATTTGGAAGAACAAATATGTCAAGAAGAGATGATTTTTGTTGTATGAGTGATCGAAATGTagaagataatgaaaaCGATTCATTTATACCTCAAGATTGTTGTAGTTCAAATCCAAGAATAGTAGAAGATAGCAATCAAGATTCGGTTTCATCTCCAGGAGGTAATGCTCAAATAGTAACAGTTCCACTAGTACAAGAAGTGAATGTAAGGGATAGAATAATAGAAGTTCCTGAAGTACATATAACACAGAAAATTCGTCAAAAAGTCATAGTAAAAGATGTAATTAGAAAGGTTCCAAAACAAGAAATTCAATATGTAGATAAATTTGTTGAAGTACCAGAAGTAAGAATTGTAGATAAATTTGTATCTAAACCTGTAACAAAATATGTTGAAAGGCATGTACCGAAAGTAGAAGTACGTGAAATAGTTAAGGAAATACCAAAAATTGAGATACAATATGTTGAGAAGATTGTAGAAGTACCAGAAATAAGAGTTGTAGATAAAATTGTTGAAATACCAACAATTAAACATGTAATTAAAGAAGTAccaaaaattgaaataaaagaaatacaaGTCGAAAAAATAGTTAAAGTACCAAAAATTGAGATAAAAcaaatagaaaaagaaagaaaagtatTGGGCCCAGTAGAATATATTGATATACCTATAGAAAAGATTATATTAAAGCCAAATCctcaaattattgaaaagattGTTCAAGTACCAATACCAAAAGAAGTTGAAATTGAGGTACCTGTATATAATCCAGATATTAGAGATACTGTTGAAATAGAAGttgataattattatacTGTTGAAAAAGAAGTTGAAGTTCCTATACCTGGAAGAATTATTCCTGTACCAGTTGAAGTAGAAGTTGAGAAGATTGTTGAAGTACCTGTACAAGTTCCACAAGAACATATTAGAATTGTACAAAAACAAGTACCTCAATATATTGAACACATTAGAACTGTTGAGATTCCTCAATACCAAGATGAGTTTGTTGAGGTTCCACAATATGTTCCAATGGTACATcatactattattaaaccTGTTGTATCTCAAGAATATAAAGAACTTCCTCCTGTTGTTGAGCAAGGAGATGTTAGATATGTCAAGGAGCCTCCACAGTATTTAGAAACTGAATATATTCATGGAGAGCCTATTGAACTAGACTGCAATACTCCTCTTCCAGCTCCTCCATCTCCTAGATATACTACAATTAAGGTTAACAGTGCAAATAATAGGGATAGttagaatttattattattattattgttatcaTCGTCGTAATTactaatttaattgatattttaattaaaaatgtaACTATCTCATTTCATCTAAATCCATACtttctaaataatattgaagacAATTTAGATGTCATGATCAAACTTCATGTAATCCCCCCTCACTAATGCTGAAGAGGGTCAACAAAATCATGAAGTGACCTCCCCACCCTACATTTGACGACCGGCATAACCCCGGAACCAACACAAAACGCGTGCCCTTGAGCTACGTCTAGGAGGGGAGGAAGGGTCTCTAACGACCTGGATAAAACTAAAACTACGTTTAAGTGATACATTGGTTTCATTGGTGGGTGGGTTTGACCTGGGAAGGTCAGAGGGTATGCTGCACAAGTCGGTAGTGTAAGGACGAGGCAACAATTTGAACGAGACATGAGCAAGCTCAGAGATCGCATTCACccagaaaaaaatttctgTGACTATTAATAGGTCCCGTAGGACCCATATCAGTTGTCACACTGATAAGAACAGATACTACACTTGATCATAGCCAAAAGGCCGAGAAGGTATGCCCGTCTCcagattttttttcttaatttgtATGCTCAACACGATTTGATGATGGTTCtgaaaattcaattatttaaatttaggCGGGAAATACTATTAACCACAAAGTaaactaattttttttcacaTCAATGCTtactatttaaataatttaatctAGTAAAGTATTACttagaaaaatataataaataatttattaatctttttaCTCAGAAAGAAAAGTGGAAAATGTTTAAACTAtgttcatttttttaaaatatatatttaatttaattgcaaatatttatattaattttattgtaATTGTTTTCcccaaatttattaaaaaaaaaattggcGGTAACTAATGCactttaaaaattcttGACATTTTTGCTGATAACTTTTTGGGCGGGCattccaaaaaaattaattttcgGTTTAAATTCTTAATTACTAGttaaatcttgaaattttCGAGTAAAAGGTAAAATTTGACCATAAAATTAACGTGTAAACGgattagaaataaaatattttgctTATAACTTTTTACTAACTGgattaaagatattatttaattgctttcaagaatttaattattcaagtTTTTTATAGCaattttaatgaatgaatatattttaattctgaaTTAGGATGAAATAAGCAagtaaattagaaattattattaattgttattattatcgTTATTGTTATAACAATTATACTAACTAACTAAATACTCTAATTTCTtaacaaatttaataaaaatgataccggagaaaatattggaagaaaATCTGTTAGAACATGATTTACAAGGTTCAAATGCATTAGTTCTACCAACTTCGAAAATTGAGAGAAAGAGAATACATCAAGAAAATAACTATTCAGAATCTGATCAGAATAGTGGGAGGCCATgtaaagagaaaaaaatgagtaacagaaagaaaaggaagTTAAAACAATtagaagagaaaaaaagacTAAATAAGATACATGAAGATTTGACaaatgatttaaagaaGTATACTTTAAGTGATCAGGAGCTTCAGCTTATGATGGGCATTACAAATACAAGAATGAATAACAGACAAAAGCAAATACTTAGAAGTAGATATTTAGCAGCAAAGTTGGAATTACCAGattttcttaaattaaaagattgCTCTTCTAAATCaaagaattatatttcCGAATCTGAATCTGAATCTGAATCTGAATCTGAATCTGAATCCAAGTATGAATTTAAACCTGAACCTGAACCTgaacctaaacctaaacctgAATATGAACCTGAATTTGAACCTGAAAATTC
Coding sequences within it:
- a CDS encoding articulin family protein; its protein translation is MNSCNSLGLCSAESESPILQHNYDSVDTNGNTSFGRTNMSRRDDFCCMSDRNVEDNENDSFIPQDCCSSNPRIVEDSNQDSVSSPGGNAQIVTVPLVQEVNVRDRIIEVPEVHITQKIRQKVIVKDVIRKVPKQEIQYVDKFVEVPEVRIVDKFVSKPVTKYVERHVPKVEVREIVKEIPKIEIQYVEKIVEVPEIRVVDKIVEIPTIKHVIKEVPKIEIKEIQVEKIVKVPKIEIKQIEKERKVLGPVEYIDIPIEKIILKPNPQIIEKIVQVPIPKEVEIEVPVYNPDIRDTVEIEVDNYYTVEKEVEVPIPGRIIPVPVEVEVEKIVEVPVQVPQEHIRIVQKQVPQYIEHIRTVEIPQYQDEFVEVPQYVPMVHHTIIKPVVSQEYKELPPVVEQGDVRYVKEPPQYLETEYIHGEPIELDCNTPLPAPPSPRYTTIKVNSANNRDS